One segment of Streptomyces sp. XD-27 DNA contains the following:
- a CDS encoding TetR family transcriptional regulator translates to MSEERGPGPGAGTTSARPPMRDALVAAAFQLFLERGYEATTVDDIVTLAGVGRRSFFRYFPSKEDVVFPDHERSLKDMTAFLDADEDDDEPVARVCDAARLVLRMYTENPTFSVQRYRLTKSVPGLRAYELSVVWRYERAMAAYLRRRFAGWSDGDLRADVIAAAVVAAHNNALRSWLRSGGEGDAEAAVDHALEFVRQSWAPDGTESDAATRDDRDVVVLIAKRRTPMWRVVREIEATLDEA, encoded by the coding sequence ATGAGCGAGGAACGCGGGCCGGGCCCGGGAGCAGGTACGACGTCCGCCCGTCCCCCCATGCGGGACGCGCTTGTCGCCGCGGCCTTCCAGCTGTTCCTGGAGCGCGGTTACGAGGCCACGACCGTCGACGACATCGTCACGCTGGCCGGCGTCGGGCGCCGCTCCTTCTTCCGGTACTTCCCTTCTAAAGAAGACGTGGTCTTCCCCGACCACGAGCGCTCCCTGAAGGACATGACGGCCTTCCTCGACGCGGACGAGGACGACGACGAGCCGGTCGCCCGCGTCTGCGACGCGGCCCGCCTGGTGCTGCGGATGTACACGGAGAATCCCACCTTCTCCGTCCAGCGCTACCGGCTCACCAAGAGCGTGCCGGGGCTGCGCGCCTACGAACTGTCGGTGGTGTGGCGCTACGAGCGCGCCATGGCCGCCTATCTGCGCCGCCGCTTCGCCGGCTGGTCCGACGGGGACCTGCGGGCCGACGTCATCGCCGCGGCCGTGGTCGCGGCGCACAACAACGCCCTGCGGTCCTGGCTGCGCTCCGGCGGCGAGGGCGACGCGGAGGCCGCCGTCGACCACGCCCTGGAGTTCGTGCGGCAGTCCTGGGCCCCGGACGGCACCGAGAGCGACGCCGCGACGCGGGACGACCGGGACGTGGTGGTGCTGATCGCCAAGCGCCGGACGCCGATGTGGCGGGTGGTACGGGAGATCGAGGCCACGCTCGACGAGGCGTAG
- a CDS encoding Zn-ribbon domain-containing OB-fold protein gives MFHTVAEIAEHPPAPDTPDTAPALEPETHVPAAPDEGWPGQIYLDGLQHGELYFQRCRWCHTAAFHRLLCPVCAATDMEWEASAGAGVVRQATVVRRSNGSLRTVAVIDMAEGFRLRATLSGVSADSVRPGTLVCLDPHAVHPRELTFKLADTRSADDRIPAAWR, from the coding sequence GTGTTCCACACCGTGGCCGAGATCGCCGAACATCCGCCCGCCCCCGACACGCCGGACACCGCCCCCGCCCTGGAGCCGGAGACGCACGTCCCGGCCGCGCCGGACGAGGGCTGGCCCGGCCAGATCTACCTCGACGGACTCCAGCACGGCGAGCTGTACTTCCAGCGCTGCCGCTGGTGCCACACCGCGGCCTTCCACCGCCTGCTGTGCCCGGTCTGCGCCGCCACCGACATGGAGTGGGAGGCCAGCGCGGGCGCCGGCGTCGTCCGGCAGGCCACCGTCGTACGGCGCAGCAACGGCTCGCTGCGCACCGTGGCCGTCATCGACATGGCGGAGGGCTTCCGGCTCCGCGCGACGCTGTCCGGTGTGAGCGCCGACAGCGTCCGCCCCGGCACGCTGGTCTGCCTCGACCCGCACGCCGTCCACCCGCGGGAGCTCACCTTCAAGCTCGCCGACACCCGGTCCGCCGACGACCGGATCCCCGCCGCCTGGCGCTGA
- a CDS encoding gamma-glutamylcyclotransferase family protein, translating into MDHGISSAPDALFAYGSLQFPEVLTALLGRVPQQRAASAPGWRAAALARRDYPGLVPAEGETAPGLLLTGLTPDEWRILDAFEDDEYELRRLPLSDGRWAWSYLWRGGDVLPRTWDAAEFRATRLAAFLARHTARG; encoded by the coding sequence ATGGACCACGGCATATCCTCGGCCCCCGACGCGCTGTTCGCGTACGGGAGCCTGCAGTTCCCCGAAGTGCTCACCGCGCTGCTGGGGCGGGTGCCGCAGCAGCGCGCCGCGTCCGCGCCCGGCTGGCGCGCGGCGGCACTGGCGCGCCGCGACTACCCGGGCCTCGTACCCGCCGAAGGGGAGACGGCCCCTGGCTTGCTGCTGACCGGCCTCACACCGGACGAGTGGCGGATACTCGACGCCTTCGAGGACGACGAGTACGAGCTGCGCCGACTGCCGCTGTCCGACGGGCGGTGGGCGTGGAGCTACCTGTGGCGCGGCGGGGACGTGCTGCCCCGCACCTGGGACGCCGCCGAGTTCCGCGCCACCCGGCTGGCCGCGTTCCTGGCGCGGCACACCGCCCGAGGCTGA
- a CDS encoding SRPBCC family protein: MARFLIERRSPLPADEAWRRITDWPRHSAHVPLTRITATPPGPTRTGTVVLARTGAGRAVFDDPMEVVRWEPPEPTGRPGHCRLEKRGPVVTGWTEIHVRRDGDGSRVVWEEDARVRALPRLCDRPTAWVGRLVFGRMVGRMLKPGRPARTTGPLPPAD; encoded by the coding sequence ATGGCCCGCTTCCTGATCGAGCGCCGTTCTCCGCTGCCGGCCGACGAGGCCTGGCGGCGGATCACGGACTGGCCGCGCCACTCCGCCCACGTCCCGCTGACCCGGATCACCGCGACCCCGCCGGGCCCCACCCGCACCGGCACCGTGGTGCTCGCCCGGACCGGAGCCGGCCGGGCCGTCTTCGACGACCCCATGGAGGTCGTGCGCTGGGAGCCGCCGGAGCCGACCGGACGGCCGGGCCACTGCCGACTGGAGAAGCGCGGCCCGGTCGTCACCGGCTGGACGGAGATCCACGTACGCCGGGACGGGGACGGGTCGCGGGTGGTCTGGGAGGAGGACGCGCGGGTGCGCGCCCTGCCCCGGCTGTGCGACCGGCCGACGGCATGGGTCGGCCGCCTGGTGTTCGGCCGCATGGTCGGCAGAATGCTGAAGCCCGGCCGGCCGGCCCGTACGACGGGGCCGCTGCCGCCGGCCGACTGA
- a CDS encoding ABC transporter ATP-binding protein — translation MTHDERTRAPYPPTPGGPGDGGPAVRVDGLTVTTEDGRALLTDGGLEAVRGRVLALVGPSGSGKTTLLRAVTGLLPPGTSRTAGTVRVLGQDVLDCAPADLRELRRRHLAYLGQDPASGLNPRMRVAKLLAETAEDRSRAALLGLLTEVRMPATPDMLRRRPGELSGGQQRRVALARALARRPRVLLLDEPTAGLDAALRNEVADLLRHLAAEHRLAVVLSCHDPELVDRLADDVVELTAPGAPSRTRPAAQRLPDAAPRTPADAPAAPPEPPGDAAARGLSARGLTVRVGPHRTTVLHGVDLDVTPGASLGIVGASGAGKSTLLRTLIGLQRPSGGAVLLDGTALKPGVGSRSREQRRRVQLVPQDPLGALNPMVTVFAALARPLRLHRRCDRAAVPERVAALLDRVGLPPEHGDRYPHELSGGQRQRVSIARALAADPDVLVCDEVTSALDRDTADAVMELLADLRGGQGLSLILVSHDLRLVAEHTDTTLMLHDGQVVEHGPTARVLAPAAAPTRH, via the coding sequence GTGACCCACGACGAGCGGACCCGGGCACCCTACCCGCCCACACCCGGCGGCCCCGGCGACGGCGGCCCGGCCGTACGGGTCGACGGACTGACCGTCACCACCGAGGACGGCCGCGCGCTCCTCACCGACGGCGGCCTCGAAGCGGTCCGCGGCCGGGTCCTGGCCCTCGTCGGACCCTCCGGCTCGGGCAAGACCACCCTGCTGCGCGCCGTCACCGGCCTGCTGCCGCCCGGCACCTCCCGCACCGCCGGGACCGTGCGCGTCCTGGGCCAGGACGTCCTGGACTGCGCCCCGGCCGACCTGCGCGAACTGCGCCGCCGCCACCTCGCCTACCTCGGCCAGGATCCGGCCTCGGGCCTCAACCCGCGGATGCGCGTCGCCAAGCTGCTCGCCGAGACCGCCGAGGACCGGTCGCGGGCCGCGCTGCTCGGCCTGCTCACCGAGGTCCGCATGCCCGCCACCCCCGACATGCTGCGCCGCCGCCCCGGCGAGCTGTCCGGCGGCCAGCAGCGCCGGGTGGCGCTCGCCCGCGCGCTCGCCCGCCGACCCCGCGTCCTGCTCCTGGACGAACCGACCGCCGGCCTCGACGCCGCGCTCCGCAACGAGGTCGCCGACCTGCTGCGCCACCTGGCCGCCGAGCACCGGCTCGCGGTGGTGCTCTCCTGCCACGACCCCGAACTGGTCGACCGGCTGGCCGACGACGTGGTGGAGCTGACCGCGCCCGGCGCCCCGTCCCGGACACGGCCGGCCGCGCAGCGGCTGCCGGACGCCGCGCCCCGCACCCCCGCGGACGCGCCCGCGGCCCCACCGGAGCCTCCGGGGGACGCGGCGGCCCGCGGCCTGTCCGCCCGCGGCCTGACCGTACGGGTCGGCCCGCACCGCACCACCGTGCTGCACGGCGTCGACCTCGACGTCACCCCCGGCGCGTCCCTCGGCATCGTCGGCGCCTCCGGCGCGGGCAAGTCCACGCTGCTGCGCACGCTGATCGGCCTGCAACGGCCGTCCGGTGGTGCGGTTCTGCTGGACGGTACGGCGCTGAAGCCGGGCGTCGGCAGCCGCAGCCGCGAGCAGCGGCGGCGCGTCCAGCTCGTACCGCAGGACCCGCTGGGCGCGCTCAACCCGATGGTCACGGTCTTCGCCGCCCTCGCCCGGCCGCTGCGGCTGCACCGCCGCTGCGACCGCGCCGCCGTGCCCGAACGGGTCGCCGCGCTGCTGGACCGGGTCGGCCTGCCGCCCGAGCACGGCGACCGCTATCCGCACGAACTCTCCGGCGGGCAGCGGCAGCGGGTCTCCATAGCCCGCGCCCTCGCCGCCGATCCGGACGTCCTGGTCTGCGACGAGGTGACCTCGGCGCTGGACCGGGACACGGCGGACGCGGTGATGGAGCTGCTGGCCGACCTGCGCGGCGGCCAGGGCCTCTCGCTGATCCTCGTCAGCCACGATCTGCGGCTGGTCGCGGAGCACACGGACACCACGCTGATGCTGCACGACGGCCAGGTGGTCGAACACGGCCCCACGGCACGCGTGCTGGCCCCGGCCGCGGCGCCCACCCGGCACTGA
- a CDS encoding ABC transporter permease, with protein MTSQSSQSAKKQGRGGGGSAPGFCAARRATGPGAEGATARTTAARRRVLLRTLPALLFTAVALAGPWLAPEAIDKPVAIPYGEAGADGAPLGGDQLGRDVWSRLLAGGRELIGTSLVVALTVTVIAALLGTAGALRPALGRVVERTADVLMLLPAILGILLVTLSWPGGGRLAVIAAAVALGLPYTIRLVSAAVAPVAASGYVEASVAGGERLWHLIVREVLPNLRSTLLALFGLRFVAAVHVVATAGFLQVGPQPPTADWALMIRENAPGILLNPWAVVAPSIAIGLLAMSVNLAADALAPRTGRKAVAVL; from the coding sequence ATGACGTCGCAGTCTTCGCAGTCGGCGAAGAAGCAGGGGAGGGGAGGGGGCGGGAGCGCGCCGGGCTTCTGTGCGGCCCGGCGCGCGACCGGCCCCGGCGCCGAGGGCGCGACCGCACGCACAACCGCGGCCCGCCGCAGGGTGCTTCTGCGGACCCTGCCCGCCCTGCTGTTCACCGCCGTCGCGCTCGCGGGGCCCTGGCTCGCGCCGGAGGCCATCGACAAGCCGGTGGCGATACCGTACGGGGAGGCCGGAGCAGACGGCGCGCCGCTCGGCGGTGACCAGCTCGGCCGCGACGTGTGGAGCCGACTCCTCGCCGGAGGCCGGGAGCTGATCGGCACCTCGCTGGTCGTCGCCCTCACCGTCACCGTGATCGCCGCGCTCCTGGGCACCGCGGGCGCCCTGCGCCCCGCGCTGGGCCGGGTGGTGGAGCGGACCGCCGACGTCCTGATGCTGCTGCCCGCCATCCTCGGCATCCTGCTCGTCACCCTGTCCTGGCCGGGCGGCGGGCGGCTCGCGGTGATCGCCGCGGCCGTGGCCCTCGGCTTGCCGTACACCATCCGGCTGGTGTCCGCGGCGGTCGCGCCCGTGGCCGCCAGCGGCTATGTGGAGGCCTCCGTCGCGGGCGGCGAGCGGCTGTGGCACCTGATCGTCCGCGAAGTGCTGCCGAACCTCCGCTCCACCCTGCTCGCCCTGTTCGGCCTGCGCTTCGTGGCCGCCGTCCACGTCGTCGCCACCGCCGGATTCCTCCAGGTGGGGCCGCAGCCGCCGACCGCTGACTGGGCCCTGATGATCCGGGAGAACGCGCCCGGCATCCTGCTCAACCCGTGGGCCGTGGTGGCCCCCAGCATCGCCATCGGCCTGCTGGCGATGAGCGTCAACCTCGCCGCGGACGCCCTCGCGCCGCGCACCGGACGGAAGGCGGTGGCGGTCCTGTGA
- a CDS encoding ABC transporter permease, whose protein sequence is MAGRLTTKAARAATAGALSTRAARTALRFGSLLARRALLLAALLALVFVAVEVLPGDAADATSERGESAADTERRRALLGLDRPVAERFWDWMTALPRGDFGTSARGEPVRDLLSGPFPNTLLLGGLALLVTVTVSVALGCWAALRPGRAVDRTVSASATAVLALPEFVVAVALVLVFALWTDLLPAVTTAGADGAPASWDMLVLPVMALAIPQIGWNTRIVRAALADEAKAPHVETAVLDGLPAHRILTHHVLPGALPAIATGAATSTGMLLGGAVVVETIFNYPGIGSVLASAVADRDTPVIAAVVMVTGAVITGVLLLADLVRARAAGGRG, encoded by the coding sequence ATGGCTGGACGCCTGACCACGAAGGCCGCGCGGGCGGCGACGGCCGGGGCGCTGAGCACGAGGGCCGCGCGGACGGCCCTGCGCTTCGGCTCCCTGCTGGCGCGGCGGGCCCTGCTGCTCGCCGCGCTGCTCGCGCTGGTCTTCGTGGCCGTGGAAGTCCTCCCCGGGGACGCGGCGGACGCCACCTCCGAACGAGGCGAGAGCGCCGCGGACACCGAGCGGCGGCGCGCGCTGCTCGGCCTGGACCGGCCGGTCGCCGAGCGGTTCTGGGACTGGATGACGGCCCTGCCCAGGGGCGACTTCGGTACGTCCGCGCGCGGTGAGCCGGTCCGCGACCTGCTGTCCGGGCCGTTCCCCAACACCCTGCTGCTGGGCGGGCTCGCGCTGCTGGTCACCGTCACCGTCTCGGTCGCCCTGGGCTGCTGGGCCGCGCTGCGGCCGGGCCGCGCCGTGGACCGTACGGTCTCCGCCTCGGCCACCGCCGTGCTCGCGCTGCCCGAATTCGTGGTCGCCGTCGCGCTGGTGCTGGTCTTCGCGCTGTGGACCGACCTGCTGCCCGCCGTCACCACGGCGGGCGCGGACGGCGCCCCCGCCTCCTGGGACATGCTGGTGCTGCCCGTCATGGCCCTGGCCATCCCGCAGATCGGCTGGAACACCCGGATCGTCCGCGCGGCCCTCGCCGACGAGGCGAAGGCCCCGCACGTCGAGACCGCCGTGCTGGACGGCCTCCCGGCCCACCGGATCCTGACCCACCACGTCCTGCCCGGCGCCCTCCCCGCCATCGCCACCGGCGCCGCCACCTCGACCGGCATGCTGCTGGGCGGCGCCGTCGTCGTGGAGACCATCTTCAACTACCCGGGCATCGGCAGCGTACTGGCCAGTGCCGTCGCCGACCGGGACACGCCGGTCATCGCCGCCGTGGTGATGGTGACCGGCGCCGTGATCACCGGTGTACTGCTCCTCGCCGACCTGGTGCGGGCCCGAGCCGCAGGAGGACGTGGATGA
- a CDS encoding ABC transporter substrate-binding protein, producing MLWVGGGLGAGALLTACGGDDSGSGSSAKSGGKPKPGGTLRVGALGRAGAITRDPHGTQANESDYLVISLIYDTLTVPGDTENTVARLATGWKSDKDLKTWRFTLAKGAKFHDGTPVTADDVVWSLRRLRNTPSGASRLPGIKADNITADGKDTVVIVSDYPNAELPLLTRLSTFVLKKGTKDKEIAKAPGTGPFKLDWYRAGNARLVRNDQWHGGKVYLDAIEVKIFDSPQAMANALFAGQIDLASNAGAVQARTAERRKDIQILRRADDMAMPIVMRTSKGSPFADPKVREALRLAVDRDAMVKQVLSGYGKAANDVLGTGDPAYAKDIPQRARDLAKARKLLKEADFDLSKTYVLRTTEDIAGLAESATLFATQVREAGVKVKVEKQESAKFWESTWLKGDLYTTYWGTNDSVVFLAGRTMVSDSTSNETGWDDAEFDKTYKKALGSADESARTKALRDLQVIEHERSGYLLWGVADGIDLAAEKVRDLPKLPGYGRVQLERAWLDA from the coding sequence ATGCTCTGGGTCGGCGGCGGCCTGGGTGCCGGAGCGCTGCTCACCGCCTGTGGTGGGGACGATTCGGGAAGCGGCTCTTCAGCGAAGAGCGGTGGCAAGCCCAAGCCCGGCGGCACCCTGCGGGTGGGCGCGCTCGGCCGCGCCGGAGCCATCACCCGGGACCCGCACGGCACCCAGGCCAACGAGAGCGACTACCTCGTCATCAGCCTCATCTACGACACCCTCACCGTCCCCGGCGACACCGAAAACACCGTCGCCCGGCTCGCCACCGGCTGGAAGTCCGACAAGGACCTCAAGACCTGGCGCTTCACCCTCGCCAAGGGCGCGAAGTTCCACGACGGCACCCCCGTCACCGCCGACGACGTCGTCTGGTCGCTGCGCCGGCTGCGCAACACCCCCTCCGGCGCCTCCCGGCTGCCCGGCATCAAGGCCGACAACATCACCGCCGACGGCAAGGACACCGTCGTCATCGTCTCCGACTACCCCAACGCCGAACTGCCGCTGCTCACCCGGCTGTCCACCTTCGTCCTCAAGAAGGGCACCAAGGACAAGGAGATCGCCAAGGCGCCCGGCACCGGCCCCTTTAAGCTGGACTGGTACCGCGCGGGCAACGCCCGGCTGGTCCGCAACGACCAGTGGCACGGCGGCAAGGTGTACCTCGACGCGATCGAGGTCAAGATCTTCGACAGCCCCCAGGCCATGGCCAACGCCCTGTTCGCCGGGCAGATCGACCTCGCCTCCAACGCCGGCGCCGTCCAGGCCCGTACCGCCGAGCGCCGCAAGGACATCCAGATCCTGCGCCGCGCCGACGACATGGCGATGCCCATCGTCATGCGCACCTCCAAGGGCAGCCCCTTCGCCGACCCCAAGGTGCGCGAGGCCCTGCGGCTCGCCGTGGACCGCGACGCCATGGTCAAGCAGGTCCTCAGCGGCTACGGCAAGGCCGCCAACGACGTGCTGGGCACCGGCGACCCGGCCTACGCCAAGGACATCCCGCAGCGCGCCCGCGACCTCGCCAAGGCCAGGAAGCTGCTCAAGGAAGCCGACTTCGACCTGTCCAAGACCTATGTCCTGAGGACCACCGAGGACATCGCGGGGCTGGCCGAGTCCGCGACCCTGTTCGCCACCCAGGTCCGCGAGGCCGGGGTGAAGGTGAAGGTGGAGAAGCAGGAGTCGGCGAAGTTCTGGGAGTCCACCTGGCTCAAGGGCGACCTCTACACGACCTATTGGGGTACCAACGACTCCGTCGTCTTCCTCGCCGGCCGCACCATGGTCTCCGACTCCACGTCGAACGAGACCGGTTGGGACGACGCCGAGTTCGACAAGACGTACAAGAAGGCGCTCGGCTCCGCCGACGAGAGCGCGCGGACCAAGGCCCTTCGCGACCTCCAGGTCATCGAGCACGAGCGCTCCGGCTACCTGCTGTGGGGCGTCGCCGACGGCATCGACCTGGCCGCCGAGAAGGTCCGCGACCTGCCGAAGCTGCCCGGCTACGGGCGCGTTCAGCTCGAGCGGGCATGGCTGGACGCCTGA
- a CDS encoding TauD/TfdA family dioxygenase, producing METGPAPVRQLDADTISELNEAAQALLDAYGSAEHPDLLKAVPAAAAALSDRVRHHCRPHETDDGVYVIRGLSVDDAALGPTPGHWSTAGDSGAVWDVILLLLATVMGRPIAWEGQQDGRFVHNIVPSPGHEQEQTGASSTVLLSPHTEDAFHPGRAHLLMLGCMRNPDNIATTASSIRRTELQSEDVALLSEPVLPILPDDSYTEAQASGLEPPAVPTLWESEDGLTLRFDPAYTPLDQASDAHRAAYARLSAELERVTAPVSLTPGDILIVDNDVVVHGRVPFRARYDGSDRWLKRASIRIPGRATRPAAERDEHGYGQAAVVAPA from the coding sequence ATGGAAACGGGCCCCGCACCCGTCCGCCAGCTGGATGCCGACACGATCTCCGAGCTCAACGAGGCCGCCCAGGCGCTCCTTGACGCCTACGGCTCCGCCGAACACCCCGACCTGCTGAAGGCGGTGCCCGCTGCCGCCGCCGCGCTCAGCGACCGGGTGCGCCACCACTGCCGCCCGCACGAGACCGATGACGGCGTCTACGTCATCCGCGGGCTCTCCGTCGACGACGCCGCGCTCGGCCCCACCCCCGGACACTGGTCCACCGCGGGCGACTCAGGCGCCGTATGGGACGTCATCCTGCTGCTGCTCGCCACCGTGATGGGCCGCCCGATCGCCTGGGAGGGCCAGCAGGACGGCCGGTTCGTCCACAACATCGTCCCGTCGCCGGGGCATGAGCAGGAGCAGACGGGCGCGAGCAGCACCGTGCTCCTCAGCCCGCACACCGAGGACGCCTTCCACCCCGGCCGGGCCCATCTGCTGATGCTCGGCTGCATGCGCAACCCGGACAACATCGCGACGACCGCGTCCAGCATCCGGCGTACCGAACTCCAGTCCGAGGACGTCGCGCTGCTCAGCGAGCCCGTGCTGCCGATCCTGCCCGACGACTCGTACACGGAGGCGCAGGCCAGCGGCCTGGAGCCGCCGGCCGTGCCCACGCTGTGGGAGTCCGAGGACGGCCTCACGCTGCGCTTCGACCCCGCCTACACCCCGCTGGACCAGGCGTCGGACGCGCACCGGGCCGCCTACGCCCGGCTGTCGGCGGAGCTGGAGCGGGTCACCGCGCCGGTGAGCCTGACCCCGGGCGACATCCTGATCGTCGACAACGACGTGGTGGTGCACGGCCGGGTGCCGTTCCGCGCCCGCTACGACGGCTCCGACCGCTGGCTCAAGCGCGCCTCCATCCGCATCCCCGGCCGCGCCACGCGGCCCGCCGCCGAGCGCGACGAGCACGGCTACGGCCAGGCCGCCGTCGTCGCCCCCGCCTGA
- a CDS encoding ornithine cyclodeaminase family protein produces the protein MTDGDIPLRVLSTSDLAGLEIELSDVVSVVEQAYRALADGVSVTPPKLTVKPGDGRSVSYAMLGRDGAREVVAIKTSYKHGLTLDRDQQHYYTALTLYDDTTGLPIAMMDCGRIGSLRTPAVSALIARECAPPGARTALVIGTGVQGRLALPFLLTTLPDLDRLLLSGTHPEGIAAVREQLAAHFPDRELELVTDLRAAAAEADVILATAGPHTPAAVEGDWLKPGALSVLIGYGIQPSTLHRADRVIATSAAQMAVTGTDMADADGKFPAVDAEFPEVIAGRARGRTGAAERIFAYNSGLVVTDIALGHRFAELALAQGLGTEVSLWR, from the coding sequence GTGACCGACGGCGACATACCGCTGCGCGTCCTCAGCACCAGCGACCTGGCGGGCCTGGAGATCGAACTGTCCGATGTCGTCTCCGTGGTCGAGCAGGCCTACCGGGCCCTCGCCGACGGCGTCTCGGTCACCCCGCCCAAGCTCACCGTCAAGCCCGGCGACGGCCGTTCGGTGTCGTACGCCATGCTCGGCCGGGACGGCGCCCGCGAGGTCGTCGCCATCAAGACCTCGTACAAGCACGGGTTGACGCTGGACCGCGACCAGCAGCACTACTACACGGCGCTGACCCTCTACGACGACACCACCGGGCTGCCGATCGCGATGATGGACTGCGGGCGGATCGGGAGCCTGCGCACCCCCGCGGTCTCCGCGCTGATCGCCCGCGAGTGCGCCCCGCCCGGCGCCCGTACCGCGCTGGTCATCGGAACCGGCGTGCAAGGGCGGCTCGCGCTGCCGTTCCTGCTGACCACGCTGCCCGACCTGGACCGGCTGCTGCTGTCCGGCACCCACCCCGAGGGCATCGCGGCGGTGCGCGAGCAGCTCGCCGCCCACTTCCCGGACCGCGAGCTGGAGCTGGTCACCGACCTGCGGGCCGCGGCCGCCGAGGCCGACGTGATCCTGGCCACCGCCGGCCCGCACACCCCGGCAGCGGTCGAGGGGGACTGGCTCAAGCCCGGCGCGCTGTCGGTCCTGATCGGCTACGGCATCCAGCCGTCGACCCTGCACCGGGCCGACCGGGTGATCGCCACCAGCGCCGCCCAGATGGCCGTGACCGGCACCGACATGGCCGACGCGGACGGGAAGTTCCCCGCGGTGGACGCCGAGTTCCCCGAGGTGATCGCGGGACGGGCACGGGGCCGCACCGGCGCCGCCGAGCGGATCTTCGCGTACAACAGCGGACTGGTCGTCACCGACATCGCGCTCGGCCACCGCTTCGCGGAGCTGGCGCTCGCGCAGGGGCTGGGCACGGAGGTCTCGCTGTGGCGGTGA
- a CDS encoding alanine racemase, with amino-acid sequence MAVTHAPLTLPAYEDPRLTAVLGGELPHELSHAFGGPFHFLLPDRFEANAAAFAAVLAEHQVPGLVHYAKKANKAAAWIERCADAGLGVDVASTGELREALGHGVRGDRIVVTGPAKADDLLRLAHLQDCLIAVDAPDELDRVIAPARPDRPARLLLRVLPPAQSHSRFGFDEAELAAALTRCQEAGDSVRMEGFSFHLSGYATQPRADLAGKLVGLCRRARALGLPADRISIGGGFAVTYVAAEDWERFTREQRPEHYHAGKSFPDFYPYHSPVAGPEALRAVLAATPHGERATLAALLREAEVALLLEPGRALLDGAGCTVFRVQGVKAREYGIVTVDGTSLSLSEQWFNSEFLPDPVLVPRPEKQAIADGEPFPACVGGATCLESDMLTWRKVAFPARPSVGDLLVYPNTAGYQMDSNESPFHDLPLPPRSYSSTTASARAGASTGTSPAEPSPRDPSWTTHSYAPRSSAGSPT; translated from the coding sequence GTGGCGGTGACGCACGCGCCGCTGACCCTCCCCGCCTACGAGGACCCGCGGCTGACCGCCGTCCTGGGCGGCGAGCTGCCGCACGAGCTCAGTCACGCGTTCGGCGGGCCGTTCCACTTCCTGCTGCCCGACCGGTTCGAGGCCAACGCCGCCGCGTTCGCGGCCGTGCTGGCGGAGCACCAGGTCCCGGGCCTGGTCCACTACGCGAAGAAGGCCAACAAGGCCGCCGCCTGGATCGAACGCTGCGCGGACGCCGGGCTCGGCGTGGACGTGGCCAGCACCGGCGAGCTGCGCGAGGCGCTGGGCCACGGCGTGCGCGGTGACCGCATCGTGGTCACCGGGCCCGCCAAGGCGGACGACCTGCTGCGCCTGGCCCACCTCCAGGACTGCCTGATCGCCGTCGACGCGCCGGACGAGCTGGACCGGGTCATCGCGCCGGCGCGGCCCGACCGGCCCGCGCGGCTGCTGCTGCGCGTGCTGCCGCCCGCCCAGTCGCACAGCCGGTTCGGCTTCGACGAGGCGGAGCTGGCGGCGGCGCTGACCCGCTGCCAGGAGGCCGGGGACTCCGTACGGATGGAGGGCTTCAGCTTCCATCTGTCCGGCTACGCCACCCAACCGCGCGCCGACCTCGCCGGGAAGCTGGTCGGGCTGTGCCGCCGGGCGCGCGCGCTCGGACTGCCCGCGGACCGGATCAGCATCGGCGGCGGCTTCGCCGTCACTTACGTGGCCGCCGAGGACTGGGAGCGGTTCACCCGCGAGCAGCGCCCCGAGCACTACCACGCGGGCAAGTCCTTCCCGGACTTCTACCCGTACCACTCCCCCGTCGCCGGGCCTGAGGCGCTGCGCGCCGTGCTGGCCGCCACCCCGCACGGCGAGCGGGCCACCCTGGCCGCGCTGCTGCGCGAGGCCGAGGTGGCGCTGCTGCTGGAGCCGGGCCGGGCGCTGCTGGACGGGGCCGGCTGCACGGTCTTCCGCGTCCAGGGCGTCAAGGCGCGGGAGTACGGCATCGTGACGGTCGACGGCACCAGCCTGAGCCTGAGCGAGCAGTGGTTCAACAGCGAGTTCCTGCCCGATCCGGTGCTGGTACCGCGACCCGAGAAGCAGGCCATCGCGGACGGCGAGCCGTTCCCGGCCTGCGTGGGCGGCGCGACCTGCCTCGAATCAGACATGCTCACGTGGCGCAAAGTCGCCTTCCCCGCCCGGCCGTCCGTCGGTGACCTTCTCGTATACCCGAACACCGCGGGCTACCAGATGGACTCCAACGAGTCGCCGTTCCACGACCTGCCGCTGCCCCCAAGGTCGTACTCGAGCACGACGGCGAGCGCCCGCGCTGGCGCCTCGACCGGCACTTCTCCCGCTGAACCTTCCCCCCGGGACCCCTCATGGACAACGCACTCATACGCCCCGCGATCGTCAGCCGGGTCTCCGACCTGA